CTTAGAGCCATAACCGTGCTCACGCTTTTCATTATAGCAGACATCTTCGGAGGGACATGGGGTGAAGATTGGAGCGAGAGTGACCATCTCCAAACTCCACAGGTTTAAGGCAATAACGGGCACCAATTTTTAACAGTTTCTCTGACTTTTTCCAGTCCTTGAGGTGACCACGGACCGTTGGCTGAGATTCTGCGAAAAATGAGGAAATCAGAGCCTTAACATTTCACACTGCTTCAAGTGTACGTTGAGTAAAATGAGCCAAAAAAACTGACTGGAACTCTAAAGACTGGATGGGTTCCTGGTTTAGGTGATAGTTTAGGCACTGTTTGAAATAACGTGAAAGGAGCAGGGAGACAAATGCTAAGAGTATCGTAGCAATGACTTGAGGCACCGTCTCATTCAGTGAGTAAATCACAACCCAGCACCCTTTTTGCTGGTAGGATCAATTTAGTGAGAAAATAAAtaggataaaaacacaaatctttGGGATATTAGATTAAGATGAGTACCACGTTTCTTTCAGTGAACAAAGAAGATGTCGATGGTGGAGAGCTATATAGACTATATACATAAACTTTACTATAAGCTGCAAAACTGACAACAAAAGGCCTCGGCGCACATTGTAAGCATGCACATataccattcacacacacatacacacgcaaacacacacacacgcacacactcgcacatgcacgcacacaaagAGGTGTAGTGTCTGATTTCTCTTGTAGCTGGAGTAGAGCTGAGCGGGCCTGATATTGGAATAGAATATAAACAAAATGGCCACGCGAACatcaaaggagagaaaagaatagaacaaagagaaataaTTCAAGTTCTTTGACGCCAAGTCAGTGTACAAAGTATAAAGTACCTGCATATGTGATACATGACATATAGgtcagctataaaaaaaaaaaaaaaaaaaaaaaaaaggcccccTGAAAAAGAGCGCTCTCTCACTGGAAACAGCATGAAATGGCCACGTGGAGAGCTGAGAGAACTGTCTGCCGTAAGGGGGAGCTTATCTTCCCAGGCCGTTCAGAAAATGCaccaactgttttttttttttggcttattTCAGTGTCTGGAATTTGTAGAGAAACCCAGAGAAACCAAGGCAAGAGAGCGAGCAGCCATGACCACTTGTCCCCTCCCTGTCTTCCCCCATCCTTCCCTTTCCCTGTGCTTGCGTTGGGTTAAGGTTTTTGCCTTTTTCCGAGCGTGGAGGGCTCGGCTCAGCTCAGCGCCTTGTGTCGGCCTCCGCAGCAGCCGCACACGAGCCCCGCCCGGTGGCAAGCGTGGAGAGGCGGGTAAAGGCAGAGGCAGGGCGCCACAAGAGACAAGCCGAGCAGGGCTAACCAGCGTGTGCCAAATCGGCCTCCGCCGCTGCCCTCGCCCCCGTCACAGGAGCAGGGGTCTGAGTAGTCCCCCTCTGGGTCGGACATGCAGTGGTAGAGCATGGTGTCTGCCAGCCACATGCAGCTGACCCGCCGGATGCACGCCCGCACAGGGTCCGGCGCATCCTGGCATCGGCCTCTCCGATTGTTGGTGATGTAAAAGGCCTCGCCACAGTGCTCGCATTGAGCGCGTTCCATCCCGTCCTGCTTCCGCCCCTTCCCGCCATTAGTGGACGGGGAAGAGCTCGGGAGGAAGGAACGGGGCTGGTTGGAGACCACAGAGGAGAAGCCTTGGCGATACGAGCCGCCTTGGCCCTTATTGGTCAAGGGTCCGAGAGCTGGGTCAGAGTCTGAGGGCGACAGGGCCGGCGCCAGCGGGTAAGTGTAGTCGTGCTTCTGCGACTCCGTCTTGGCGAAGTGGACGTAGGACTCAGTGTCGTCCATTTGGATGAACTTGTCACGCACAGTGGCGTGGCGGTAGTCCTCGTAGCCCGTGAGCCAGGAGCGGTCTGACGGGCGACCATGGACACGCTCGGAAGTTCGCTCCCAGCTGCGCTCCCGTGGGTTGATGCGGACGATTTCTTCATCCTCCTGGAAGGTGACATGGCGAGGAATCCGAGACAGGGgctgaaagaaaggaaggtaaaaCTTCAACGCTGGTGGCGGTAATCATCCGGTATGCCTTGTTTAGATGAGCAGTAAACAACGTCAATGTAAAAATaaccagaaaaacaaaaggCTGGCAGCTGTTTGTCTCACCTGGTCCAAAAAGTAGTGGTCTGAGAGCCGATAGGGGTCATGGAGGTCGTGACGATGTCCCAGCATACACTTGTGTCTCTGCGGAAGGGGCGAGGACTCTAGCGGCTGCAGAGAGCTCTCCAGTTTCTGGGAGGAGTTGGATGAGCTGTCTGTGGTGTTCTGAGgggacaaacaaacacaggatgCGGGCTGAAAACTGCATTCTCATTGGATACGTCAAACAAATAGTTAGTGCGAGAGGACGCCATGAttggacaaacaaaaacaggaaaccTCGGCTCGCCACTGATTGGGAAAACAGGAAGAGCTAGCTCTGTTTTTCGAGCCACTTGATCCACATTTGGATCACTGTGTGTGAGgtaaacttttaataataacaTCTGCAACCGCATCCACTTAGAAATATACTGTAGTGACCATCAAACCTGAAACTACAATGAGGCGgcttacaattaaaataatgttagtTAATCATATAGGTGGAGATTATGTCTAACCCTTTAGTTAATAAGGTTACCACGGTGATGTCAGGAGCCAAGCAGGTCTTGTTTGCTTCATTTGAAAGTGCAGATCTGTGATGGGCTTGATCTGACCCAACGACTTGTGtttccattatttattttaccccAAGTGATGTAaatggggtggacaaaatattcaGAACACCTCCGGCAGCACAACAGACTACTGAAAGCAGTAAAGCCTCACATTAGATGTGCTTGAACAAGTacatgtttggcatttttgtttaataaatgataaattattCATTCTGCTAGTCGTTTCAGGACTAAAACAAACCACCAAAATCACCTGTTTAAATTCCTGTTTTGAGCACAGACAACAACATCGGACATGTTAAAGAACGATTTGACATGTTTGAGATAAAGTTTGTGGCGCGACTTGATATTAGGAAGTCAgttttctgcacacacacagtatcaccTCTTTTGGCCTCCCCCCTGAGTCTTGCCTCCTTCACACTCTtttaccccccaaaaaacctgtcctcctcttctcaAAATCACTCTCTACAaattccacctttccttctctcttttccgaatctttgtgtgtgtgtgtgtggtgtgtgtctgtgtgtgtgtgtgtgtgcgtgtgtgcgtgtgaacaGTATCCTGTCCTCTTTCCGCTAAAGGCTGTCAGGGCTCGACTCCAACTCAAATCTTGGCCAGACACTACACAGTTGAGCCGCTGCCGTGTAGCGGTCAGACAGATTTTCAGACAAGCACACTGGGGGTCAGCCTCTGGAgggcagtggggggggggggggggggggctcaaaGTGTACCAGCTGATAGGCAGGTCAGGACTTCTCCTGtttctttatgtatgtgtgtacgtatgtgtgCGCATATACAAGATACTCAAGATGTATTCAACCCAATGGAAAGGgtgcatgtgttttttgtgtgagaAACAGAAGTGGCTTTAACTTTTTGGAAGGTTGGAAGTCGAGCTCCAACAATTAATAGTTTAGCAGCTATTTTGATGATTGAATaattatttcagtcatttttttatgCAAAGGTGACATAATTTGCTGGTTTCAGCTTGTACACCACTGGTCTGACGAAACAAGACATATGAAGATGTGGCTTTTGCTCTGGATAATTAGAATAggcattttcactttttctctgACATGTTGTAGACAAAACAACTGataaaaaaatcatgaaaataagctgcacattaatcaataataaaactaatcatGAGGTGCAGCAGGGGAGTTCCCCCAGCTGGGAATTAAACTATGGACAGTTATGCAGTTATGTGGTATGTGTCTGTATGCGTATGTGGTATGAGTTTTGTTAACCCATTACTGACTCGTTAaggtttgaaaaagaaaaatatatatgtgtctAGTATTAATCTGTGAGGATTTGTGTGATGGTCATTCTTTGCATTTTTATCTTGCTTCGACAACAACACAACTGGTCATCAGAGGTCAGCAGATCTACAGAAACTTGCATTGACGGTCAACAAGTTTGTCTGTCCAGGAAAAGCTTGGCCTGTGCTGATGCTCAGTCTCTGCCAGCAGCCTCGCAGCAGCCATTTCTGTGCTTCCTTTTTCCGTACTGATATGATTTAGTTtcgtgaaaacaaaacaaaacaaaaacaattccaCAGAAAAACAGATGAGGAGTTGATTCCACAACTTTTACTGGACagacaaacataaataaacatctcAGACAGAGGAGCTGATGCTGGTTCCTCATATCCGCATGTTAAAGTGTCCTTAAACAAGACCCCAAATAgctcaaatgtaaaacatgagTATGGGCAAAAAATGTctactaaaaagaaaataatgcacCAAAACAATGATCCAAAAATGGTTGCATACAATCATTCAGCTCaaagaaaataattgtatttaatCTATCACTGCTGGCTGCTAAAACTAAACCagcaaaaaatgttttcccTGCTCACAACAGTAACTAAACTGCCTTACAGTGTCTAATCAAACCTATAGTATGTCAGAATCGACATGTATTTAATGCAGTGGAAACACAGGATTATTGTCAGCTAACATATAACCTGCAAAAGTCAAACAACCTTACTCTACATGATCAAATTGACAAATCTTCACCCCGTGTGCTACATATCCCATATCTGATACTCCATCAAGCCTAAAACCAACGCTATGAATTATTAGCATTAGAGTTATATGACCCAGATCTgttgcatgtctgtctgtctgtctctgtctgactgtctgtctgtctgctgaagCTATCCCCATTATATCCCCACTCTGTGTCCAGGGCTACGCTCCCCACATGGATACCGCCATGCTGAGAATTTCCCCCTGCTTTCTTACAAAGCCCTCAGAGCAGCCGGccaaaaataacataacatgctGCCTCCGCTCCAGGCCCCGCCCCCCTGGAGAAGACATTACCGGGggtgaggggtggaggggggggggggggcgataTGGTTTAAAACCAGTCCTACTCTGGCCTCCACGGCTGCAACTAATTCAAAACACAGACCAGACTCTCTGCTTGCAAACTGCacaagaagacagagaggagttGAGGGGGAGAGTTTATATTTCTGGACATCCTCTCTCTACATATTCTGGCCCAAGGCTGGACAGAGGGCATTTCAAGTTATTTTCTGACACAAAACATGTCCCGAGTCAAAGCTCGGGAGGATTCATCCTTCAACAGGCCCGTCTCGCTCTCCTGGGATGAGCCCAGAATTGCTTCAATAGCTTTCACTCCCCCTGTTGTGAATGAGCCaaaatagagacagagagagagggagagagaggagacgtGCTgaagggagggacagaggaagggttGGGTTAAGTTTAGGTTTGGCGAACGAGGAATAATTTAGGAAGTATGTCCATCCTAGCTCTCCCCCCTTTCCCCAGCCCCTCTGACCATCCTCCCCGTCCCCCGAAGACTGTAAATCTGCCACAACATTTCCCCCTGTCCACGACTGCCGCCACCGCTAACTTTGGGAAAGGTCATTAACAGAGGCTAAGAGGAACACAAGCAATACTGAGCCCCCTCAACGTACCCCGGGGTTATCAACTTGTGATTTTAGTGTCATAGCTAGTGAGCCTTGAGTCCCATTAAGAAAAGGACTCGGAAAAGGATATGAtttggaaatgtgtgtttttttgtgaaggAAAAGGCAAATTCTTTCCCTCCAAAATGCTACTCAAAAGATCATCAAGTTGAGAAAAACATAGACACTAAATGCTCACGTTCAACATGGACATTTTTGATTATATTATTCAGTCTTGACTGCAGCAGGGTCCGGACACACCAAGCCATCAGTCGTGGCATCGCTGACTTGTTATTGAGTGTCTGTTGCTGACCATAGCCTGTACTTTTTGCAGTGTGTCTGGCACAGTTGGCACACGTTTGGAGGCTGGAGCGTGTTAAATTGTTGGCACTCGGTGAAGAGAAGAGTTCAGCGTGATGCCTAAAACtgaccctgacacacacacacacacacacacacacacacacacacacacacacacacacacacacacacacacacacacacacacacacacacacacacacacacacacacacacacacacacacacacacacacacacacacacacacacacacacacacacacacacacacacacacacacacacacagacacacgcacgcacTGACACATACTTTAGACTTAAGACTCAAAGCACTGTTTTGCTTTATGTCATCAATTACTGACTGTTACTTCATCAAGCTAATTCAAAGGTTTGGCTACAGACTTTTGTGAGAACTGTGTGTCTATTGCAACACATGACACACATGGACGCAGGCCAGAAGATGACTGAACCAGAAGCTTTAAGCAACAACACTGCCCAAATTCAACTTAAATCTGATGTGTCACAAAAAAGTATCAGGTAGTAAATCTATACTATAGAGAGCTATTCAAATCAGTTATTCCTCAAATTGTATGTGGTTTATTCCTCATTTTTCATGTCTTGGGCTAACTACACCAGtccaaaaactaaatttaacagCATTAGTTCAAGCTTTATCAGACATGTGCTGTATATACGATGTCATTTCAACATAGACTCAATGTGGCGTAAAAATGGTAGGCTAGATTTAGTTTGGCTTTTTCCTTTCCACTTGTTTTTCTAAGGATTACACATGGCTAAATATTTCCTCTCGTGCAGGTGCAGGATGTATGTGCATGTTAGCCGTCTGCTAGCCATTGGCTTTAATCGTTTCGGTGCGGCAGACTGCGAGGCACGACACAATACTTCAACAGTTTGCCTTTGCTGGTGCTTGCGGGCTTGGTGTGTCGGGGCCATTAGAGGTGATTCATTAAAAAGGGGGAGCCAagtttgtgcaaaaaaaaaagttcagtaaATTCAGTAGCTTGAAAGAGTGCTAAAATAGTAATATGGAGGCCATCTCATTATTTGTTATGTCATGAGCTttaactgaaatttaaaaaaagagaagttgaGTCTCATTTTTGGGTGAATAAAGCAGCTTTTCCAGCAACAATATCCTGGATTTGCTTTGGATGTGTTGCACTGAAGGCTCACTGAAAACCTGATGCTCCATTTCAGGCATTGCTCCACCCCTCTAACAGCGCTGTagcctccctccacccctcctcatgtgtttgtgtgcgtctcTGTGGTGGCTGTACACTCCCAGCAGAGCACCTATTAGTCTTGGCCCTTACAGACAGCTAGAGTCAAAGATGAACCACGAGGCACTTCCTCTCGTAAATCACCGGCCCTGCACTAAGCTGGGAAacagctgctagctgctagttTGGTTACTGCTCTCCTTTTCAACTGGAAGGGTggaaaggggtggggggggggtggagtaGGGTaaggggggtgagggggggggggtcaccaggagagagggaggtggtGGGATACAGGAAGTGACCTTGTGACCCTGCCTGCTGCTCCTGGTGTCAGGTTACagtgtggggggagggggtccTCAATACTAACTTAAGGTAGAGAggccctgacacacacacttcatgtaCTGTGGCAGGTATATGTGACAGGGAGGGAATACTAATGTCCTGAGCTGAATAACCCTCTGTTAgacagcagaaaataaaatccTGAGATATGTTTTGGATGCAGGAGATTCCTTTGAGATCTTGGCTGAACAGTTGATTAGTGTGTACTGAAAATAGTTAAATCCAGGGCCAAATAGCAGCACtggattttcttcttttttttttttttttttttaaacaaacctcTGGACACTGCAACCTGAAATTCCTTTTTCCATGATGCATTCAAAAGGATGTTTAGATGCagatttgagatgttaaaaaaaaggatttacaTAAACTGAGCCACAGTCTGGAGTATACACCTAAACTGTTTGACAAATCCAGTTTAttacttaaagaaaaaaagctggtACTAATATTAAACTGTGGTTATTGTGACAGTGCTAGTATTCAAAAGACATTGGCACTGCATGATGTAGGCCGCAACAGCCACagtattattttctatttaagcCCACAAATCAGTGGAGTTGGGGTGCGTGCCATCAGCGAGCATATTTTTCTTCATAGCTTTCCTCTTTGAAACATGCTGCTAATAATAATTTTCAGGTAAAAGCAGACAGATTTCTGAAGATTTGTAGCAGTCATAatggacaaagaaaaaaactgttgagGTAATGGACCTAAATCGCCCACAATTCTGAATATAAGAAAAATGCTTACAGTAAAGACGTCGTCGTCGCCCAGCTCGCCCTCGGTCTGGAGTGCTGTAGAGGAGGTTGTGGAGCCTAGAGGGAAGAAAATATAACTTTACCTCACGAATGGAGTTCATTATATTTTAACTCTGGAGTGAAAACGAGAAAATAACAGAAGTGAAGGAGATATTACAGCTGTACAGGAACATCTGGGTGTCCTATTTGTCATCCGCAGTTGAGTTTAAAACTCATCACTTCAAGCCTCTGTAAAGTCAGGCTGCACTTATTTTCAGAGACGTTGATGCAGAATTCATTAACGtgattctctttctctcattgaAAGCTGTTGCCTTCAGTCAGAAAAGCTCATCCCAACACATTTGATAGCACAGTATTAAGAAATTAAACTTTTTAGAATTGAATAGAGAAGATTAGTTGGATGTTGATGGGTTTCTCTTTTACTGTAGAATTTTGGAAAGATATGTACACTGTTTATTGCCTATTTTATTCATGACTAGTACACCATGACTTGTACAGCATTTTGCCTCAAAAATGAACTGCACCCTTCTCTGTAATCAGTTGTCCCTGACTGATCTATAATCTGACCCACTGTAGCACAGCGTACCTTCAGCAAGGTCATCGATGGCTTTCCGTACCCCCCTGTCGAAAGCCCTCGCATCAGCTGGACTCTGGAAAGACAGGCCGCACTTCCTGTCCTCCACCTTCCAATGGTGAAACGTGGGCGTTGCTATGGTGTACACCAAGTCCTTCCTCAGCGGACAGTCCAGGATCACCTGTTCATCAGACACAGCAGGGACACATTTTATAATCTCTTCTCCTTAAATGACCCCTGAGTGCTTTTTGTCAtcatgttcgtgtgtgtgtgttttacctgtTTGTCCCGCAGCCGCTCACCACGGATGAGGAACTGGGAGCAGCTGGAGGCCGGCACGGGCACCAGCTCTGTTGGCAGGAGGCGGCACACCCCCACCCTGGTCAGAGCGCCCCCGTCCTGGGCCAGCCAGCCACCGCTCGAGTCGTCCCGCGTCATCACCACCGCTTTCACACGCACGATGTAGCTGTCACtggatagagagaaagagaggggaggaatTATTAGCATGATAActgcaaaaatatgtttttctattAGAGTGAAGGGTGCGGCAGAAATAGCTTGTTTGATACAGAATGTGTCAGCAGTCTGATGTGTTTAAGAACAACATTGACGCTGATTGTATTGAAGCTCTAATGGCTAATATTTTTGCATATAACAATTTCTATgacaaaaatatgcatttatgtattttcttcTCTTAAGTTTGGATTGCAAACCATCAGGTCTGAGAGTAGTGACTTGTATGAATGTCAAGAATGAGAGTAGTAAAGCTCAAACAGTGCAGAAATCCAGGCTATTAAAGCTTTTTAAAGGTATTTATTGGCAGGGAAAGTAGGCctttgaattattattgaaaaaacacaacagatgaGAAAACCTTATACTTCCTGTAGCTGTAGTCTGAGGGGAAACTTATTCATGTCACAGGTAAACATCCAATTATGAATAGTTAAATGTCCCTGTCAAATGTTCTGTTAAACTCAGCAAGCACTTTATATAGTGGTGTAAGGTGTAAGCAGAATGTCCTTCACATTCATTTTTGTCGAATGAGATTCTacatttaatttccatttaACACAACAACCCAAAATAATTTCTGTCAAGCATCTGCTGCACAGTATAATCTAAACACGACAACACGTCAGGAAGATTGTGAGTGATAATAGTAAATGAAACAGCTAATAATGAAACTTCAGGAGACTTCAAATCAATATTTAGGAACAGAATAATGTCTGCATGAAAGCAAAGTGACTCAACACCAGAGAGTTTTGAGTCTGAACATAGATATTAATACCAGATATGAACATTTTAGGTATAAATACAAAGAATGAACACTTACAGCTATGGTAGatcaaaggaagaaaaagagcagggcttcaactaacaactattttcattattgattaatctcctgattattttctcatttaatagCTGTAACAAGTcagaaaattatatttataattttcCAGAGTCAAAGGTGACCAAC
This portion of the Scomber japonicus isolate fScoJap1 chromosome 14, fScoJap1.pri, whole genome shotgun sequence genome encodes:
- the LOC128372969 gene encoding sprouty-related, EVH1 domain-containing protein 2-like yields the protein MIEETHPNDDSYIVRVKAVVMTRDDSSGGWLAQDGGALTRVGVCRLLPTELVPVPASSCSQFLIRGERLRDKQVILDCPLRKDLVYTIATPTFHHWKVEDRKCGLSFQSPADARAFDRGVRKAIDDLAEGSTTSSTALQTEGELGDDDVFTNTTDSSSNSSQKLESSLQPLESSPLPQRHKCMLGHRHDLHDPYRLSDHYFLDQPLSRIPRHVTFQEDEEIVRINPRERSWERTSERVHGRPSDRSWLTGYEDYRHATVRDKFIQMDDTESYVHFAKTESQKHDYTYPLAPALSPSDSDPALGPLTNKGQGGSYRQGFSSVVSNQPRSFLPSSSPSTNGGKGRKQDGMERAQCEHCGEAFYITNNRRGRCQDAPDPVRACIRRVSCMWLADTMLYHCMSDPEGDYSDPCSCDGGEGSGGGRFGTRWLALLGLSLVAPCLCLYPPLHACHRAGLVCGCCGGRHKALS